Proteins from a genomic interval of Diaphorobacter sp. HDW4A:
- a CDS encoding cytosine permease — protein MQQSGHPSKPATNEALAPLPADRRVFRTIDHAALWFSLGVGLLVMQVGSFLIPALSMQQALLAIVLGSLIGAGLLGWVAKIASDSGLASAGLMHTVYGRRFASLPILLNIVQLIGWGTFELVVMRDATVAIGRQSGVMKDAWWPILATLIWGGAVVALISGSMVQLVRKVIARVALPLVVLSLLWLTWQFLAVAFDLGIHVIWDRPGQGGMGVMSALDLVIAMPISWLPLVADYARHGKTGQGALRGTWIGYAIANVWCYALGVLVALVLPSADLVTALLLAQGGLIAVSLILIDEVDNAYGDVYSGAVSTHSLLPRWGVRSWGMVVALACTGMALVLPMHSLEPFLLMLSSVFVPLFGVILGRLAFGANTQKLLEDAGNVHIVPVIIWIAGIACYHLLPLVLPALGSAIPTLVICFVATRLLVRTR, from the coding sequence ATGCAGCAGTCAGGCCACCCATCGAAACCCGCCACCAACGAGGCACTGGCACCCTTGCCAGCGGATCGGCGGGTGTTCCGCACGATTGACCACGCCGCGCTCTGGTTCAGTCTGGGCGTGGGGCTGCTGGTCATGCAGGTGGGCTCGTTCCTCATTCCGGCGCTCAGCATGCAGCAGGCGCTGCTCGCAATCGTGTTGGGTTCGCTGATCGGTGCCGGACTGCTCGGCTGGGTCGCGAAGATCGCCAGCGACAGCGGCCTCGCGAGTGCCGGTCTGATGCACACCGTCTACGGCCGCCGGTTCGCCAGCCTGCCCATTCTGCTGAACATCGTGCAACTGATCGGCTGGGGCACGTTCGAGCTGGTCGTGATGCGCGACGCCACGGTCGCCATCGGTCGCCAGTCAGGCGTCATGAAGGACGCCTGGTGGCCGATTCTTGCAACGCTGATCTGGGGTGGCGCGGTGGTGGCACTGATCAGCGGTTCCATGGTGCAACTGGTGCGCAAAGTGATCGCGCGCGTCGCGCTGCCGCTGGTCGTACTGTCGCTGCTGTGGCTGACCTGGCAGTTCCTCGCCGTGGCTTTCGACCTCGGCATCCACGTAATCTGGGACCGTCCCGGCCAAGGCGGCATGGGCGTGATGTCCGCGCTCGACCTGGTGATCGCGATGCCGATCTCGTGGCTGCCGCTGGTGGCCGACTACGCGCGCCACGGCAAGACCGGCCAGGGCGCGCTGCGCGGCACCTGGATCGGCTATGCGATCGCCAACGTCTGGTGCTACGCGCTCGGCGTGCTGGTCGCGCTGGTGCTGCCCTCCGCCGATTTGGTGACCGCCCTGCTGCTCGCACAAGGTGGCCTGATCGCCGTGTCACTGATCCTCATCGACGAAGTGGACAACGCCTACGGCGATGTCTACTCGGGTGCCGTCTCCACCCACAGCCTGTTGCCGCGCTGGGGCGTGCGCAGTTGGGGCATGGTGGTCGCCCTCGCCTGCACCGGCATGGCGCTGGTGCTGCCGATGCACAGCCTCGAGCCCTTCCTGCTGATGCTGAGTTCGGTCTTCGTACCACTGTTCGGCGTGATCCTCGGCCGCCTCGCGTTTGGTGCGAACACCCAGAAGCTGCTTGAGGACGCGGGCAACGTGCACATCGTGCCGGTGATCATCTGGATCGCGGGCATCGCCTGCTACCACCTGCTGCCGCTCGTCCTGCCCGCGCTGGGCTCTGCGATTCCGACGCTCGTGATCTGCTTCGTCGCGACGCGCCTGCTCGTGCGCACACGCTGA
- a CDS encoding SH3 domain-containing protein, with protein sequence MSLLTATVAEAREFVSIKGKTVNVREQPNTRSATLWELGSGYPLQVQQRKGQWLKVRDYEATLGWVHAPLTNKTPHRIVTARSANLRATPSGNGKIVSKLPRHEVVQTVKNSGTWVQVRTESGKQGWVAKNLTWGW encoded by the coding sequence ATGAGCCTGCTCACCGCCACGGTCGCCGAGGCACGGGAATTCGTCAGCATCAAGGGCAAGACCGTCAACGTGCGGGAGCAGCCGAACACGCGCTCTGCAACGCTGTGGGAGCTGGGGTCGGGCTATCCGCTGCAGGTGCAGCAGCGCAAGGGCCAGTGGCTCAAGGTGCGTGACTACGAGGCGACGCTCGGCTGGGTGCATGCGCCGCTGACGAACAAAACGCCGCATCGCATCGTGACCGCACGCTCGGCCAATCTGCGCGCCACGCCGTCGGGCAACGGCAAGATCGTCAGCAAACTGCCGCGCCACGAGGTCGTGCAGACCGTCAAAAATTCGGGCACCTGGGTGCAGGTGCGCACCGAATCCGGCAAGCAAGGCTGGGTCGCCAAGAACCTCACCTGGGGTTGGTGA
- the thiD gene encoding bifunctional hydroxymethylpyrimidine kinase/phosphomethylpyrimidine kinase: protein MSKELQTQQDKRRYARVLSIAGSDSGGGAGIQADLKTFSALGCYGMTALTALTAQNTQGVRGIHGVPPEFLRAQIDAVVEDIGVDAVKIGMLHSPEVVRVVADAIRRHGLPNVVLDPVMVATSGDRLIAQETEAALVGELFPLVAVVTPNLDEAGWLLGRKIAGEADLDEAANALLDLGARTALLKGGHLPGDWVVDVLALNKTEHLRLESQRIATHNGHGTGCTLSSAIASHLALGAPLPLAVEKARGYILGAIAAGADVHTGRGHGPLNHGYAPIAQVVIG from the coding sequence ATGAGCAAAGAACTTCAGACGCAGCAAGACAAGCGTCGCTACGCACGCGTGTTGTCCATCGCCGGGTCCGACAGCGGCGGCGGCGCGGGCATTCAGGCCGACCTCAAGACCTTCAGCGCGCTGGGCTGCTACGGCATGACCGCGCTCACCGCGCTCACCGCCCAGAACACGCAGGGCGTGCGCGGCATCCACGGTGTGCCGCCCGAATTTCTGCGGGCACAGATCGACGCCGTGGTCGAAGACATCGGCGTGGACGCGGTCAAGATCGGCATGCTGCATTCGCCCGAGGTGGTGCGCGTGGTGGCCGACGCGATCCGTCGTCATGGCCTGCCCAACGTGGTGCTCGATCCGGTGATGGTGGCCACCAGCGGTGACCGCTTGATCGCACAGGAAACCGAGGCCGCGCTGGTCGGTGAGCTGTTCCCGCTGGTGGCTGTGGTCACGCCCAATCTCGACGAAGCGGGCTGGCTGCTCGGCCGCAAGATCGCGGGCGAGGCCGATCTGGATGAGGCCGCGAATGCGCTGCTCGACCTGGGCGCGCGCACCGCGCTGCTCAAGGGTGGTCATCTGCCGGGCGACTGGGTGGTGGACGTGCTTGCGCTGAACAAGACCGAGCACCTGCGCCTCGAATCCCAACGCATCGCCACGCACAACGGCCACGGCACGGGCTGCACGCTGTCGTCGGCCATCGCGTCGCATCTGGCACTCGGTGCGCCGTTGCCCTTGGCGGTGGAAAAGGCGCGCGGCTACATCCTCGGCGCGATTGCGGCAGGCGCGGACGTGCACACGGGCCGTGGCCACGGCCCGTTGAATCACGGCTACGCGCCCATCGCACAGGTCGTCATCGGCTGA
- the thiO gene encoding glycine oxidase ThiO produces the protein MLPLQKNSTITILGAGLMGRLLAVELARKGHRVEVFEAQGPDAQGAAAHVAAAMLAPLAESAVTEPGVVRMGQYALPRWQELIGQLSQPVFFQQNGTLILWHRLDAGEATRFQHKLTQTQAQIPELQPLEMLNSAQVDALEPAVASRFANGMYLPGEGQLDNRQLLAALEVAMTELGVKVHWNTPKQPEDITPGNADLVLDCRGLGAKPTWNALRGVRGEVVRLYAPEVTLQRPTRLVHPRYPIYIAPKENHLFVIGATEIESDDMSPASVRSTLELLSAAYAVHSGFAEARILEIATQCRPTLPDNLPAVRQVRKNVLEVNGLYRHGFMISPAMLDVVMEVLETGQSALAPRFDLSVQLD, from the coding sequence ATGCTTCCGCTTCAAAAAAACTCCACGATCACGATTCTGGGTGCGGGCCTCATGGGCCGGCTGCTGGCCGTCGAGCTGGCGCGCAAGGGCCACCGCGTCGAGGTGTTCGAAGCACAGGGCCCCGATGCACAAGGCGCAGCCGCGCACGTGGCGGCTGCGATGCTCGCGCCGCTGGCCGAATCGGCCGTGACGGAGCCCGGCGTGGTGCGCATGGGCCAGTACGCGCTGCCGCGCTGGCAGGAACTGATCGGTCAACTCTCGCAGCCCGTGTTCTTCCAGCAGAACGGCACACTGATTCTCTGGCACCGCCTTGACGCGGGCGAGGCCACGCGCTTTCAGCACAAGCTCACCCAGACCCAAGCACAGATCCCCGAGCTGCAGCCGCTTGAAATGCTGAACAGCGCGCAGGTCGATGCGCTCGAACCCGCAGTCGCCTCGCGCTTCGCCAATGGCATGTACCTTCCCGGCGAAGGCCAGCTCGACAACCGCCAGTTGCTCGCGGCACTCGAAGTGGCGATGACCGAACTCGGCGTGAAGGTGCACTGGAACACACCCAAGCAGCCCGAGGACATCACGCCCGGCAACGCGGACTTGGTGCTCGACTGCCGAGGTCTCGGCGCCAAGCCCACCTGGAATGCGCTGCGCGGCGTGCGAGGCGAGGTCGTGCGCCTGTACGCACCTGAGGTTACGCTGCAGCGCCCGACGCGCCTCGTGCACCCACGCTACCCGATTTACATAGCGCCCAAGGAAAATCACCTGTTCGTGATCGGCGCGACCGAGATCGAGTCGGACGACATGTCTCCCGCAAGCGTGCGCTCGACGCTGGAGCTGCTCTCCGCCGCCTATGCGGTGCATTCCGGTTTTGCCGAGGCGCGCATTCTTGAGATCGCCACGCAATGCCGCCCCACGCTGCCTGACAATCTGCCCGCCGTGCGTCAGGTGCGCAAGAATGTGCTCGAAGTGAACGGTCTGTACCGTCACGGCTTCATGATCTCGCCCGCGATGCTGGACGTGGTCATGGAGGTGCTGGAGACCGGACAATCGGCACTCGCTCCCCGTTTTGATCTTTCCGTGCAGTTGGATTGA
- the thiS gene encoding sulfur carrier protein ThiS yields MNVTVNQKNIDLPDNATVADLVVQMQAKPPFAVAVNLQFVPKTRYAQHALAAGDAVEVIAPVTGG; encoded by the coding sequence ATGAACGTGACCGTCAACCAGAAGAACATCGACCTGCCAGACAACGCCACCGTCGCCGACCTCGTGGTGCAAATGCAGGCCAAACCACCGTTTGCCGTTGCAGTGAACCTGCAATTCGTGCCCAAGACCCGCTACGCACAACATGCGCTGGCTGCGGGCGATGCGGTGGAAGTCATCGCGCCGGTCACCGGCGGCTGA
- a CDS encoding thiazole synthase, translating to MSPTPNTDPFVLYGQTLQSRLLLGTARYPSPAVLQAAVARSKPGMVTASLRRQGSNAAETGSSFWELLRSLNVPVLPNTAGCHSAQEAITTAQMAREVFDTPWIKLELIGDDYTLQPDTLNLVSTAEHLVREGFWVLPYCTEDLVLCQRLVDVGCQAVMPWAAPIGTGRGPINPYALQMLRERLSVPMLVDAGLGLPSHACQVMEWGFDGVLLNTAVALATDPVAMAGAFADAVSAGRAARTAGAMTPQDSAQPSTPVLGTPFWHHNNG from the coding sequence ATGTCCCCTACCCCCAACACCGATCCGTTCGTGCTCTACGGCCAGACGCTGCAAAGCCGCCTGCTGCTGGGTACCGCCCGTTACCCCTCGCCCGCTGTGCTGCAAGCCGCCGTCGCGCGCAGCAAGCCCGGCATGGTGACCGCGTCACTGCGCCGCCAAGGCAGCAATGCGGCTGAGACCGGCAGTAGCTTCTGGGAACTGCTGCGCAGCCTGAACGTGCCAGTGCTGCCCAACACCGCCGGTTGCCACAGCGCGCAGGAGGCCATCACCACCGCGCAGATGGCGCGCGAGGTGTTCGACACGCCGTGGATCAAGCTTGAGCTGATCGGCGACGACTACACGCTGCAGCCTGACACGCTGAACCTCGTCTCCACCGCCGAGCATCTGGTCCGCGAAGGCTTCTGGGTGCTGCCGTACTGCACCGAAGATCTGGTGCTGTGCCAGCGCCTCGTCGATGTGGGCTGCCAAGCCGTCATGCCGTGGGCCGCGCCCATCGGCACGGGCCGTGGCCCCATCAACCCCTACGCGCTGCAGATGCTGCGCGAGCGCCTGTCGGTGCCGATGCTGGTGGACGCCGGTCTGGGCCTGCCCTCGCACGCCTGCCAGGTGATGGAATGGGGCTTTGACGGCGTGCTGCTGAACACCGCCGTGGCGCTGGCCACTGACCCGGTCGCGATGGCCGGCGCCTTCGCTGATGCGGTCTCCGCCGGCCGCGCCGCGCGCACAGCCGGTGCGATGACGCCGCAGGACTCCGCCCAGCCGAGCACCCCCGTGCTGGGCACACCGTTCTGGCACCACAACAATGGTTGA
- the thiE gene encoding thiamine phosphate synthase, which yields MQNDLTVDAMKQAILAAHASAFADFPAQPEPAPAINNNIDDPVYRAALATCSQLGFIGHDADCVANAWKTQTARTGHFDAAAWPVEPADFGLQPVPHAQPFAACPKNLGLYAVLPDAAMVGRMARAGVPTVQLRFKSTDPAAIEAEVKACVEAVRGTDAHLYINDHWRIAIAAGSYGVHLGQEDLDALTQEEISTLRDSGVRLGVSTHGYAEMVRADAVAPSYIAMGAVFPTTLKKMATVPQGIARLEQYAKLMCHYPQVAIGGIGLDQFPQILATGVRSIAVVRAIVNAADPEKAAAELMHAMGS from the coding sequence ATGCAAAACGATCTGACTGTGGACGCGATGAAGCAGGCGATTCTGGCTGCGCACGCCAGCGCCTTTGCCGATTTTCCTGCGCAGCCCGAACCGGCTCCCGCCATCAACAACAACATTGATGACCCGGTCTACCGCGCCGCGCTCGCGACCTGCAGCCAGTTGGGTTTCATCGGGCATGACGCCGACTGCGTCGCGAACGCATGGAAGACGCAGACCGCGCGCACCGGCCATTTCGACGCAGCAGCGTGGCCGGTCGAACCTGCGGACTTCGGCCTGCAGCCCGTGCCGCATGCTCAACCATTCGCCGCCTGCCCGAAGAACCTCGGTCTCTACGCCGTGCTGCCCGATGCCGCCATGGTTGGCCGCATGGCACGAGCGGGAGTGCCCACCGTGCAACTGCGCTTCAAGTCGACCGACCCTGCGGCCATCGAGGCCGAGGTAAAGGCCTGCGTCGAGGCGGTGCGTGGCACCGACGCGCATCTCTACATCAACGACCACTGGCGCATCGCGATTGCAGCGGGCTCCTACGGCGTGCATCTGGGTCAGGAAGATCTCGACGCGCTCACGCAGGAGGAAATCTCCACGCTGCGCGATTCGGGCGTGCGCCTCGGCGTGAGCACCCACGGCTATGCCGAGATGGTGCGCGCCGATGCGGTCGCGCCGAGCTACATCGCCATGGGCGCGGTGTTTCCCACTACGCTCAAGAAGATGGCCACGGTGCCACAGGGCATAGCGCGCCTTGAGCAATACGCAAAGCTGATGTGCCACTATCCCCAAGTCGCCATCGGCGGCATCGGGCTTGATCAGTTCCCACAAATCCTCGCCACCGGTGTGAGATCCATTGCCGTGGTGCGCGCCATCGTCAATGCGGCCGACCCGGAGAAGGCCGCCGCCGAGCTCATGCATGCCATGGGCTCATGA
- a CDS encoding 3-hydroxyacyl-CoA dehydrogenase gives MTNVLREHSCRHNRGMSSTSITFSQVGIVGTGAMGRGIAQIAAQAGSKVCLFDTNPEAAAAAQKQIEQQWQKLAEKGKIDAAKVAQWSALLKPVTTLGDLSSCDLVIEAIVERLDVKRELFAQLETIVESTAVLVTNTSSLSVTAIAANLKSAHRFAGYHFFNPVPLMKVVEVIAGLKTDAVTCERLTQYAREMGHTPVTAQDTPGFIVNHAGRGYNTEALRILNEGVTDIVTIDRILRDQVGFKLGPFELMDLTGLDVSHPVMESIYNQYYQEPRYRPSVIAAQRVAGGVFGRKTSEGFYQYDNGVQQVPEEQPVPQVDNIPPVWVSTRAARRAELYQLLKDLGARVETGQSPSAEALTLVAPLGFDVTTVAVVERLDPARTIGIDMLIDDAATKRRVLATNPATRTDYRDAAHALFARDGKKVSVIRDSGGFVTQRVVATIVNIASDICQQGVCSPKDLETAVTLGLGYPMGPLAMGNLWGPTNVLEVLFNMQTVYGDTRYRPSPWLRRRGAIGLSLMHEEE, from the coding sequence CTGACAAATGTGCTACGTGAGCACTCATGCCGCCATAATCGCGGCATGAGCAGCACATCCATTACTTTTTCTCAGGTCGGCATCGTAGGCACGGGTGCCATGGGCCGTGGCATTGCGCAGATCGCCGCACAGGCGGGCAGCAAGGTATGCCTCTTCGACACCAACCCCGAGGCGGCTGCCGCTGCGCAAAAGCAGATCGAGCAGCAATGGCAGAAGCTCGCCGAAAAGGGAAAGATCGACGCCGCCAAGGTCGCGCAGTGGTCCGCCCTGCTCAAGCCGGTGACGACGCTCGGTGATCTGTCGAGCTGCGATCTGGTGATCGAAGCCATCGTCGAGCGGCTGGATGTGAAGCGCGAACTCTTCGCGCAGCTCGAGACCATCGTCGAGAGCACCGCCGTTCTGGTGACCAACACCTCGTCACTATCGGTCACCGCGATCGCCGCCAACCTCAAGTCCGCACACCGCTTTGCGGGCTACCACTTCTTCAACCCCGTGCCGCTCATGAAGGTGGTCGAAGTGATTGCCGGTCTCAAGACCGACGCCGTCACCTGCGAACGCCTCACTCAATACGCCCGCGAGATGGGCCACACGCCCGTCACCGCGCAGGACACTCCCGGCTTCATCGTCAACCACGCAGGCCGTGGCTACAACACCGAAGCGCTGCGCATCCTGAACGAAGGCGTGACCGACATCGTCACCATCGACCGCATCCTGCGCGATCAGGTCGGTTTCAAGCTCGGCCCGTTCGAGCTCATGGACCTGACCGGCCTCGACGTGTCGCACCCCGTCATGGAGTCGATCTACAACCAGTACTACCAGGAGCCGCGCTACCGCCCCAGCGTGATCGCCGCGCAGCGCGTGGCCGGTGGCGTATTCGGCCGCAAGACCAGCGAAGGCTTCTACCAGTACGACAACGGCGTGCAGCAGGTGCCCGAAGAGCAGCCTGTTCCTCAGGTCGACAACATTCCGCCCGTCTGGGTCTCCACCCGCGCGGCCCGCCGTGCGGAGCTCTATCAGCTGCTCAAGGACCTCGGTGCTCGTGTCGAAACCGGCCAGTCGCCATCCGCAGAAGCACTGACGCTGGTGGCCCCGCTCGGCTTTGACGTGACGACCGTGGCCGTGGTCGAGCGTCTCGATCCCGCGCGCACCATCGGCATCGACATGCTGATCGACGACGCCGCCACCAAGCGCCGCGTGCTGGCCACCAACCCCGCTACCCGCACCGACTACCGCGACGCCGCGCACGCCCTCTTCGCGCGTGACGGCAAGAAGGTCTCGGTGATCCGCGACAGCGGTGGCTTCGTGACGCAGCGCGTCGTGGCCACCATCGTCAACATCGCCAGCGACATCTGCCAGCAAGGCGTCTGCAGCCCCAAGGATCTCGAGACTGCCGTCACGCTGGGCCTCGGCTACCCGATGGGCCCGCTCGCCATGGGCAATCTCTGGGGTCCCACCAACGTGCTCGAGGTGCTGTTCAACATGCAGACCGTCTACGGCGATACCCGCTACCGCCCCAGCCCCTGGCTGCGCCGCCGCGGTGCCATCGGCCTGAGCCTGATGCACGAAGAAGAGTGA
- a CDS encoding oxepin-CoA hydrolase, alternative type: MPAELKSSSHDHTLILTLNDPSTRNALSPDIYAAGVEALNGAERNRDIRSVIITGAGGMFSAGGNLNRLQARRQESAEEQARGVNALHGWIDTIRNFPKPVIAAVEGPAAGAGFSLALACDLIVASRDAVFIMAYARVGLSPDGGGTWSLAQSLPRQLAMEILMGADRVDVQRLHTLGVVNRLTQPGEALSEALTLANALDQRAPNALASIKELVTDASGNSLHAHLDQERNHFVKNLSHANAGEGIAAFFEKRTARYQ; the protein is encoded by the coding sequence ATGCCCGCCGAACTCAAAAGCTCCAGCCACGATCACACGCTGATCCTGACGCTCAACGACCCCAGCACGCGCAACGCACTCAGCCCGGACATCTACGCGGCCGGTGTCGAAGCGCTCAACGGGGCCGAACGCAACCGCGACATCCGCAGCGTGATCATCACGGGCGCGGGCGGCATGTTCAGCGCGGGCGGCAATCTCAACCGGCTGCAGGCGCGCAGACAGGAAAGTGCCGAAGAGCAAGCACGCGGCGTGAACGCGCTTCATGGCTGGATCGACACCATCCGCAACTTTCCCAAGCCGGTGATCGCGGCCGTTGAAGGCCCGGCCGCCGGTGCCGGTTTCTCGCTGGCGCTGGCCTGCGACCTCATCGTCGCCTCGCGCGACGCGGTGTTCATCATGGCCTACGCGCGCGTGGGCCTGTCGCCCGACGGTGGCGGCACCTGGAGCCTCGCCCAGTCGCTGCCGCGCCAACTCGCGATGGAAATCCTCATGGGCGCCGACAGGGTCGACGTGCAGCGCCTGCACACGCTCGGCGTGGTCAACCGCCTCACGCAACCGGGCGAGGCGCTGAGCGAAGCCCTGACACTGGCCAACGCACTCGACCAGCGCGCGCCCAACGCCCTCGCCAGCATCAAGGAACTGGTCACCGACGCCAGCGGCAACAGCTTGCACGCGCACCTTGATCAGGAGCGCAATCACTTCGTGAAAAACCTCTCGCACGCCAATGCGGGCGAAGGCATTGCGGCCTTCTTCGAAAAACGCACTGCCCGTTATCAGTAA
- a CDS encoding Crp/Fnr family transcriptional regulator has product MDEPILSIEEREAINSGRWFSSLSPSLRHDILRCAYVKRFRDGGLISARGDPPDEWIACARGAVRVSSTSISGKQITLTYVEPGIWFGDVAMFDGDRRTHDAYAHGDSTILCVARADFKKILSQHAELYDALLQLQSRRIRQLFGLVEDLNTLPLRSRLAKQLLHLARSYGVPSLADGDDIRIGLQLAQEELAQLLGASRQRVNQELKAMEREDAIRIEAGGLVVRDRSKLMRIAEAN; this is encoded by the coding sequence ATGGACGAGCCGATTCTTAGCATAGAAGAACGTGAAGCGATCAACAGTGGTCGCTGGTTTTCATCTTTGTCGCCTTCGCTGCGACATGACATTCTTCGATGCGCTTACGTCAAACGATTTCGCGATGGAGGGCTGATCAGTGCGCGCGGCGATCCACCGGACGAGTGGATCGCCTGCGCTCGTGGCGCGGTGCGCGTGAGCTCGACCTCGATCTCCGGCAAGCAGATCACGCTGACCTACGTAGAGCCCGGCATCTGGTTCGGCGACGTGGCGATGTTCGACGGAGACCGCCGCACGCACGACGCCTACGCGCATGGCGACTCGACCATCCTGTGCGTCGCCCGCGCCGACTTCAAGAAGATTCTCTCGCAGCACGCCGAACTCTACGACGCCCTGCTGCAACTGCAGTCACGCCGCATCCGCCAGCTCTTCGGCCTCGTCGAAGACCTAAACACCCTGCCCCTGCGCTCGCGTCTGGCCAAGCAACTTCTGCACCTGGCCCGCAGCTACGGAGTCCCCAGCCTCGCGGACGGCGACGACATCCGCATCGGCCTGCAACTGGCGCAGGAAGAGTTGGCGCAATTGCTCGGCGCATCGCGCCAACGTGTCAACCAGGAACTCAAGGCGATGGAACGCGAGGACGCGATTCGCATCGAAGCGGGCGGCCTCGTGGTTCGCGATCGCTCCAAACTGATGCGCATCGCCGAGGCAAATTAA
- a CDS encoding phosphotransferase family protein, with translation MTQFDAFAGTRPVADRHTFDTQALTSWMTKHIEHFQGPLSVEMFKGGQSNPTYKLSTPGNTYVMRAKPGPIAKLLPSAHAIEREYTVMRALAGTDVPVPQMLALCEDEAIIGRAFYIMEFMQGRVLWDQSLQGLSNAERAAIYDEMNRVIAALHSVDFKARGLTNYGRPGNYFERQIARWSKQYQASITQPIPEMDRLMQWLPAHMPASARDERLVSIVHGDYRLDNLMFHPTEPRVIGVLDWELSTLGHPLADFSYHCMSWHIPHQLSRGIGGLDIAALGIPDEDSYITRYCERTGIARFCEEHGITTRTELRADWPWYLAYNMFRIAAILQGIAKRVEAGTAASAEAKATGAQTQALAQLAWSFAQKFDAAKR, from the coding sequence ATGACCCAATTCGACGCCTTCGCAGGCACCCGCCCAGTAGCCGACCGCCACACCTTCGACACCCAAGCCCTGACCAGTTGGATGACGAAACACATAGAGCATTTCCAAGGCCCGCTAAGCGTAGAGATGTTCAAAGGCGGCCAATCCAACCCCACCTACAAACTCAGCACACCAGGCAACACCTACGTGATGCGTGCCAAGCCCGGGCCCATAGCCAAACTGCTCCCCTCAGCCCACGCCATAGAACGCGAATACACCGTGATGCGCGCACTCGCAGGCACCGACGTGCCGGTCCCGCAGATGCTCGCTCTCTGCGAAGACGAGGCCATCATCGGCCGCGCCTTCTACATCATGGAGTTCATGCAAGGCCGCGTGCTGTGGGACCAGTCGCTACAAGGCCTGAGCAATGCCGAGCGCGCCGCGATCTACGACGAGATGAACCGCGTGATCGCCGCGCTGCACAGCGTGGACTTCAAAGCGCGCGGCCTCACCAATTACGGCAGACCCGGCAACTATTTCGAGCGCCAGATTGCGCGCTGGAGCAAGCAGTACCAGGCCTCCATCACCCAGCCGATTCCCGAGATGGACCGGCTCATGCAATGGCTGCCCGCGCACATGCCCGCAAGCGCGCGCGACGAGCGGCTCGTCTCCATTGTGCACGGCGACTACCGTCTCGACAATCTGATGTTCCACCCCACCGAGCCGCGCGTGATCGGCGTGCTCGACTGGGAACTGTCCACGCTCGGCCATCCGCTCGCGGACTTCAGCTACCACTGCATGAGCTGGCACATCCCGCACCAGCTCTCGCGCGGCATCGGCGGCCTCGACATCGCTGCGCTCGGCATTCCCGACGAGGACAGCTACATCACCCGCTACTGCGAGCGCACCGGCATCGCACGCTTCTGCGAGGAACACGGCATCACCACACGCACAGAACTGCGTGCCGACTGGCCCTGGTACCTCGCCTACAACATGTTCCGCATCGCCGCGATCCTGCAGGGCATCGCCAAGCGCGTCGAAGCCGGAACCGCAGCCAGCGCCGAGGCGAAGGCAACAGGAGCGCAGACCCAGGCGCTCGCGCAACTCGCATGGTCCTTCGCGCAGAAGTTCGACGCGGCGAAACGCTGA